A single region of the Halopiger xanaduensis SH-6 genome encodes:
- a CDS encoding NAD-dependent epimerase/dehydratase family protein, giving the protein MSSHDGMPSLSEKEILITGGAGFIGSNIVEALVDENEVRVLDNLSSGSRSNVPDEATLIEGDIRNDDDLDRATADVDVIFHQAALISVEKSMHHPELTHDINVTATLKLLKRAHDESARFVFASSAAVYGQPESVPISEDAPTNPTSPYGVSKLAAEEYVQLYIEEFDLDAVILRYFNVYGPGQLDSDYSAVIGVFVEQATTGNEITVEGDGTQTRDFVHVQDIVRANLLALHSEATGVFNVGTGESVSILELAETIREIANSESEIVHVDARPSDIEKSRADISKLKSNFGFSPSVSLEKGLATLI; this is encoded by the coding sequence ATGAGTTCGCACGACGGAATGCCATCTCTCTCCGAGAAAGAGATTCTCATTACCGGCGGCGCTGGCTTTATCGGGAGCAATATCGTTGAGGCACTTGTTGACGAAAACGAGGTGCGCGTGCTCGATAACTTATCGAGTGGCTCTCGATCGAACGTTCCGGACGAAGCGACGTTAATCGAGGGAGATATTAGGAACGATGACGATCTGGATCGGGCAACCGCGGACGTCGACGTGATCTTTCATCAAGCGGCGTTGATCAGCGTCGAGAAGTCGATGCATCATCCCGAGCTCACGCATGACATCAACGTTACTGCGACTCTGAAGCTGCTCAAGCGAGCGCATGACGAGTCCGCTCGTTTCGTGTTTGCCTCGAGTGCAGCGGTATACGGCCAGCCCGAGTCGGTGCCGATCTCCGAGGATGCGCCGACGAATCCAACATCTCCGTACGGAGTCTCGAAGCTCGCTGCGGAAGAGTACGTTCAGCTGTACATCGAGGAGTTCGATCTAGACGCGGTTATACTTCGATACTTCAACGTGTACGGGCCGGGCCAACTCGATAGCGACTATAGTGCCGTTATCGGCGTCTTTGTCGAACAGGCGACCACTGGGAACGAAATTACGGTCGAAGGCGATGGGACGCAGACTCGAGACTTCGTCCACGTTCAGGACATTGTGCGGGCGAACCTGTTGGCTTTACATTCCGAGGCAACTGGCGTATTCAACGTGGGAACCGGAGAGAGCGTCTCTATTCTCGAGCTAGCCGAAACGATTCGTGAAATCGCGAATTCGGAATCGGAAATCGTTCACGTCGATGCACGTCCTAGTGATATCGAGAAAAGTCGTGCTGATATTTCTAAACTTAAATCGAACTTCGGATTCTCACCGTCGGTTTCACTCGAAAAAGGACTTGCGACGCTGATTTGA
- a CDS encoding DUF4330 family protein: protein MELIDEKGNLFGVVNVIDALVVLLVLAVGIAGIAVVGVLGPGDDTTDGDNGPSIETRYATIDLDTQSSSSAEAIATGDNMTSGVDDERLTVTDVYAIPTSSETADVTVRTEVEGTQYENGTLAFSGSELASGHNISIQTDEYDVTGSIKTVENTTAKLQTNETEVLFEQTVDQETAEAIETGDESQLGNETIGTLETVSVYPIGNGQYRVIAGATLETLATEDDPRYGSALVEPESTIAFSTAEYDLQPTIRELGTTEEPGEPTTTTVEIDLNQLGDREASQFEPGLTETAGGDTWATVTSVDREPASVIVETEDGNLHERQHPTKYDVTLTVELQTRETDLGLQFKSQSFRNGETIYLDFGVTTVEERAWIVD, encoded by the coding sequence ATGGAACTGATCGACGAGAAGGGGAATCTCTTCGGCGTCGTCAACGTTATCGATGCACTTGTGGTTTTACTCGTTCTCGCGGTCGGTATCGCCGGTATTGCGGTCGTCGGCGTTCTCGGTCCAGGAGACGACACTACGGACGGTGACAACGGTCCATCGATCGAAACCCGCTACGCAACGATCGATCTCGACACGCAGTCGTCCTCGAGCGCCGAAGCCATCGCCACGGGTGACAATATGACAAGCGGCGTCGATGATGAACGCCTTACGGTTACCGATGTCTATGCGATTCCGACCTCGAGCGAGACGGCCGACGTAACCGTCCGCACCGAGGTCGAGGGAACACAGTACGAGAACGGTACGCTCGCGTTCAGCGGCAGCGAGTTGGCAAGCGGCCACAATATCTCGATCCAAACCGATGAGTACGACGTAACCGGCTCCATCAAGACTGTCGAGAACACGACCGCCAAACTACAGACCAACGAAACCGAGGTCTTGTTCGAACAGACGGTCGACCAGGAGACGGCCGAAGCGATCGAGACTGGCGACGAATCACAGCTCGGCAACGAGACGATTGGAACCCTCGAAACGGTCTCTGTCTATCCCATCGGCAACGGACAGTACCGTGTTATCGCCGGCGCGACGCTCGAGACCCTCGCAACCGAAGACGACCCGCGGTACGGCTCCGCACTCGTCGAGCCCGAATCGACGATTGCGTTCTCGACGGCCGAGTACGATCTCCAACCTACGATACGCGAACTCGGAACAACGGAGGAACCAGGCGAGCCGACGACGACCACCGTCGAAATCGATCTCAACCAACTCGGAGACCGCGAAGCATCCCAGTTCGAACCCGGACTAACCGAGACGGCGGGCGGTGACACGTGGGCGACGGTTACGAGCGTCGACCGCGAACCGGCCTCGGTCATCGTCGAAACCGAGGATGGCAATCTGCACGAGCGCCAGCACCCAACCAAATACGACGTGACTCTCACCGTCGAACTGCAGACCCGCGAGACTGATCTCGGGTTGCAGTTCAAGAGCCAGTCCTTCCGGAACGGTGAGACTATCTATCTCGACTTTGGTGTCACAACCGTCGAGGAACGCGCGTGGATCGTTGACTGA
- a CDS encoding sugar transferase, with translation MLTGWRFRVVSLLGVIGLTLAAVVAANHELSQTLFTTYVPLFNRLEATVLTGESFYLAVLLSVVTVTVSLLPLYKPRPRRILDTVVLVQKRVVVAGFALATLGYFKWSHRLPRATLVMIIGLLGIVLPAWFVWIRRRPQGADGRTLLVGDDLAQIERIAPAVDAPVLGYLCPSSVDYYEFNEGAIGEDDGMRVTADGGLALQHTGGNQELEQALDELSRIGGLSRLEDTLVEYDIDTVVLAFRQADRAEFFGALDACYEHGVDAKVHREYADSVLVAEGDVGDLVDIDLEPWDPLDHLFKRLFDIAFATAALVALAPIIVAISAAIKLDDGGSVLYQQDRTAVFGESFAVYKFRSMVENAESKTGAKISEEDAGDVDPRVTRVGRLLRKTHLDEIPQLWSILVGDMSVVGPRPERPELDTEIQRDGIDWEKRWFVKPGLTGLAQINDVTGHEPGKKLWYDLEYVRRQSFWFDVKIVVRQIWKVLSDVREFASDE, from the coding sequence ATGCTTACTGGGTGGCGGTTTCGTGTCGTGAGCCTCCTCGGCGTGATCGGGTTGACCCTCGCCGCCGTGGTCGCCGCCAACCACGAACTCTCCCAGACGCTGTTTACCACGTACGTGCCGCTTTTCAATCGGCTCGAGGCCACCGTACTCACCGGCGAATCGTTCTACTTGGCCGTCCTGCTATCCGTCGTGACGGTGACGGTGAGTCTCCTGCCGCTGTACAAACCCCGCCCGCGGCGGATTCTGGATACCGTGGTACTGGTCCAAAAACGCGTTGTCGTGGCGGGGTTCGCGCTCGCGACACTTGGCTACTTCAAGTGGTCGCACCGGCTGCCGCGAGCGACGCTCGTGATGATCATCGGGCTGCTCGGAATCGTCCTGCCCGCGTGGTTCGTCTGGATCCGGCGCCGCCCACAGGGGGCCGACGGGCGAACGCTCCTCGTCGGCGACGATCTGGCGCAGATCGAACGCATCGCACCTGCCGTGGACGCGCCCGTCCTCGGGTATCTCTGTCCCTCGAGCGTGGACTACTACGAGTTCAACGAGGGCGCTATCGGCGAGGACGACGGGATGAGAGTTACTGCCGACGGTGGACTGGCGTTGCAGCACACCGGTGGGAATCAGGAACTCGAACAAGCCCTCGACGAATTGTCTCGGATCGGCGGGCTCTCTCGACTCGAGGATACGCTCGTCGAATACGACATCGACACCGTCGTCCTAGCGTTTCGCCAGGCCGATCGAGCGGAGTTTTTTGGCGCTTTAGATGCCTGTTACGAACACGGCGTGGATGCGAAGGTCCATCGGGAGTACGCCGACAGCGTGTTGGTCGCCGAGGGTGATGTTGGGGACTTAGTCGACATCGATCTCGAGCCGTGGGATCCGCTGGATCACCTGTTCAAGCGGCTGTTCGACATTGCATTCGCGACGGCTGCACTGGTCGCACTTGCACCTATAATCGTCGCTATATCGGCAGCTATCAAGCTTGACGATGGCGGATCAGTGCTCTATCAACAGGACCGAACTGCAGTGTTCGGAGAATCGTTTGCCGTGTACAAGTTCCGGAGTATGGTAGAGAATGCGGAATCAAAGACGGGGGCGAAGATCAGCGAAGAAGATGCTGGCGATGTTGATCCACGTGTAACGCGTGTCGGTCGTCTCCTCCGGAAGACGCATCTCGATGAGATTCCGCAGCTCTGGTCGATACTCGTCGGTGACATGAGCGTCGTCGGACCTCGGCCCGAGCGGCCGGAGCTCGACACCGAAATACAGAGGGACGGTATCGACTGGGAGAAACGCTGGTTCGTCAAACCGGGTCTCACTGGCCTTGCACAGATCAACGACGTAACTGGCCACGAACCGGGAAAGAAACTCTGGTACGATCTCGAATACGTTCGTCGCCAATCCTTCTGGTTCGATGTGAAGATCGTCGTTCGACAGATCTGGAAAGTGTTATCCGACGTCAGGGAGTTCGCCTCTGACGAATGA
- a CDS encoding lipopolysaccharide biosynthesis protein produces the protein MKSKVLLGFLSILGSKLGVVLLGLIITPILVRLLGSTLYGDYAFVMSMLGITMILVNAGIFDGTRKFMVEDRDQQNWQDYVFGFYFRVALGLAFLVLLSFVLFAWTGLPRQLFGVEFVLYFYLLGVLVLGRQVFSVARGGLISLGLEKKSEPLPIIKKVLFGIISLSLVYVGYGVVGVLVGQIVATVVVSIIALVILFKRLDLDAVFGRVPSDFPKRRLLSFNKLSVVFILLTTSLYHIDILLLQPLAGSQATGYYRASLVIAEFLWLVPNVCQTVLLHSSSELWSKKQTDEITELISRVTRYNIAFLVLVGLGLTALAKDFVPLYFGAEFEESVLPLLILLPGVIGFAISRPIFAIGQGKGSLRVLIMATGTAALINLFLNLLLIPEYGMTGAAIATSIGYGSMLIFHVLAARQIGFNPLMDLRLNRIAVTGFVTAIVIFSSTALIESAILSLVVVPPVGFVVYMLIGLKIRIVSPDEIREGTNRLPDPISSLVNWTAAIID, from the coding sequence ATGAAGAGTAAAGTATTACTGGGATTCCTCTCAATTTTAGGGTCCAAACTCGGGGTGGTCTTACTCGGTTTAATCATCACACCGATTCTTGTTCGGTTACTGGGGAGCACATTGTACGGTGACTACGCATTTGTAATGTCTATGCTTGGTATTACCATGATTCTTGTCAATGCAGGTATTTTTGATGGGACGCGGAAGTTCATGGTTGAGGACCGAGACCAACAAAATTGGCAGGACTACGTTTTTGGGTTCTATTTTCGTGTTGCGCTTGGGCTTGCCTTCCTGGTGCTCTTATCTTTCGTCCTGTTCGCATGGACTGGGTTACCCAGACAGTTGTTCGGAGTTGAATTTGTACTCTATTTTTATTTACTCGGAGTACTAGTTCTGGGACGGCAAGTATTCTCCGTCGCTCGTGGCGGTTTGATAAGTCTCGGACTTGAAAAGAAGAGTGAGCCTTTGCCCATAATTAAAAAGGTTCTCTTTGGTATCATCAGCCTTTCGCTCGTCTACGTAGGCTATGGTGTCGTTGGGGTTCTTGTCGGACAGATTGTCGCAACAGTTGTGGTCTCAATCATCGCATTAGTAATCTTGTTCAAAAGGTTGGATTTGGATGCTGTGTTCGGCCGTGTTCCTTCTGATTTCCCAAAACGGAGATTGCTATCATTTAACAAATTGAGTGTCGTATTTATCCTCCTTACGACCTCTCTCTATCATATTGATATACTCCTTTTGCAGCCTTTAGCGGGGAGTCAAGCAACTGGGTACTATCGAGCATCACTTGTCATCGCGGAGTTCCTCTGGCTCGTACCAAACGTATGTCAGACGGTTTTACTACACTCCTCATCAGAACTCTGGTCAAAGAAACAGACAGACGAGATCACGGAATTAATATCTCGCGTAACTAGGTACAACATCGCGTTTTTGGTATTGGTGGGGCTCGGTCTGACTGCTCTCGCCAAGGATTTTGTCCCGTTATACTTCGGAGCCGAATTTGAGGAGTCAGTTCTCCCGTTGTTGATCCTCCTTCCTGGCGTAATTGGCTTTGCCATCTCCCGGCCAATTTTCGCAATTGGACAAGGAAAAGGGAGCCTCCGCGTACTTATTATGGCGACGGGTACAGCAGCACTCATCAACCTTTTTTTAAACCTCTTGCTCATCCCAGAATACGGCATGACTGGGGCAGCAATTGCGACGTCAATTGGATACGGATCTATGCTAATTTTTCACGTCCTAGCAGCGCGACAAATCGGCTTCAATCCTCTTATGGACCTACGACTTAACCGAATCGCGGTAACAGGCTTTGTCACAGCTATTGTAATCTTTAGTAGCACAGCGCTCATTGAATCAGCGATCCTTTCGCTGGTAGTGGTCCCGCCAGTCGGGTTTGTCGTATATATGTTGATTGGACTCAAAATTCGTATAGTCTCACCGGATGAAATACGCGAGGGCACGAACCGACTCCCAGATCCGATAAGTAGTCTCGTCAATTGGACAGCCGCTATAATTGATTGA
- a CDS encoding undecaprenyl-diphosphate phosphatase, producing MLNIVLENTIVAPPVSTSANWEFLVAVLAGIVQGIVEWLPVSSQGNLSLFLTLVGTSPEHALQLALFLQVGTTLSSALYYRDDIRESFAAVPEWRPSTAFIGANAVTTFVVVACLATGLVGIPLYVFAADFVNELSGGLFIAAIGALLVATGVLQLVSESVAFEDRNEPTLRDAVIVGAFQGLSILPGISRSGVTTSVLLFRSYQAPSAFRLSFLLSIPAGLGAGVLTVVTEGGVPGVSPSAAALAIVTSAVVGYATIGLLMRVVERIPFWIVCFGLGGLAIVGGGGVALLTA from the coding sequence ATGCTTAACATCGTGCTCGAGAATACGATTGTAGCCCCTCCTGTGAGTACCTCCGCGAACTGGGAATTTCTCGTCGCAGTTCTCGCCGGCATCGTCCAGGGTATCGTCGAGTGGCTGCCGGTCTCCTCGCAGGGGAACCTCTCGCTGTTCCTGACGCTCGTCGGCACGTCGCCGGAGCACGCACTGCAGCTGGCGCTGTTCCTGCAGGTCGGAACGACGCTCTCGTCGGCGCTGTACTATCGTGACGATATTCGAGAGAGTTTTGCAGCCGTTCCCGAGTGGCGCCCGTCGACGGCATTTATCGGTGCAAACGCGGTGACGACATTCGTCGTCGTCGCCTGTCTCGCGACGGGACTGGTCGGTATCCCGCTCTACGTGTTCGCTGCAGACTTCGTGAACGAACTGAGCGGCGGGCTGTTTATCGCAGCGATCGGCGCGTTGCTCGTCGCGACCGGGGTGTTGCAGTTGGTCTCCGAGTCTGTTGCGTTCGAGGACCGTAATGAGCCGACCCTTCGGGACGCCGTGATCGTCGGCGCATTTCAGGGGCTGTCAATCCTGCCCGGAATCTCACGATCTGGTGTGACAACGAGCGTTCTGCTCTTTCGCTCGTATCAGGCACCGTCGGCGTTTCGGCTTTCCTTTCTGCTCTCGATTCCGGCAGGTCTGGGTGCCGGCGTCTTGACCGTCGTGACTGAGGGCGGTGTGCCCGGCGTGAGTCCGAGTGCTGCCGCGCTAGCGATCGTAACCAGCGCCGTCGTGGGATATGCGACCATCGGCTTGTTGATGCGCGTCGTCGAACGGATCCCGTTTTGGATCGTCTGCTTCGGCTTGGGCGGGCTGGCGATCGTCGGCGGCGGTGGGGTCGCGTTGTTGACCGCGTAA
- a CDS encoding FkbM family methyltransferase: MVERNHERFNSEKEELADFLDEIRADDVVYDIGANTGLYSLFAANECPDGNVIAFEPYPPNLDLLKQDISRNGFEHIEVIEMALSNSVGTIGFSQPKESDIGYGSSAIGPGDNKDTIEVPTTTGDQLIDDGEIPPPNVVKIDVEGAEPLVIDGLERALSAPSCRVVYCEVHLPGNERRPSVEDFDSSATDIRNRFEEFGFTAEKLPRGDRAELFYKFSK, encoded by the coding sequence ATGGTGGAACGAAACCACGAACGATTCAACTCAGAAAAAGAGGAACTCGCCGATTTTCTTGATGAAATCAGGGCCGACGATGTCGTCTACGACATTGGTGCTAACACTGGTCTTTACTCGTTATTTGCGGCTAATGAATGCCCAGACGGGAATGTGATCGCATTCGAACCGTATCCGCCGAACCTCGACTTACTCAAACAGGATATCTCCCGTAACGGGTTTGAGCACATTGAGGTGATTGAGATGGCGCTCTCCAATTCGGTCGGAACTATTGGGTTCAGCCAGCCCAAGGAGTCGGACATTGGATATGGCTCGTCAGCAATCGGACCCGGCGATAACAAGGATACCATTGAGGTCCCAACGACCACCGGGGATCAGTTGATTGACGACGGTGAGATACCACCGCCGAACGTGGTTAAGATTGATGTCGAAGGCGCTGAACCGCTCGTAATTGATGGGTTAGAGCGTGCGCTGTCAGCACCGAGTTGCCGAGTAGTTTACTGTGAAGTACATCTCCCTGGTAACGAGAGGCGACCCTCCGTCGAGGATTTCGATAGTTCTGCCACGGATATCCGAAATCGGTTTGAGGAGTTCGGGTTCACGGCCGAGAAGTTACCGCGAGGTGACCGAGCTGAATTATTCTATAAATTCAGTAAATAG